A genomic window from Herbiconiux aconitum includes:
- a CDS encoding small multidrug efflux protein gives MDVVTFIQHLMSQVPFFVQPLIVALAAMIPFVEAELASVLGVWAGLNPVVAAVAAAAGNFASVFVVVVFGARIRAAIVARRARRVAAAQATSARQLVAAGPAGAAGEPDLPAQPAAERKPESKGVQRFKRFLVRFGVPGASILGPLAIPTQFTSAILVSTGVAKGWVLLWQAIAISLWTTLTTLIATGVLALVAG, from the coding sequence GTGGACGTCGTCACCTTCATTCAGCACCTCATGTCACAGGTGCCCTTCTTCGTGCAGCCCCTCATCGTCGCGCTGGCCGCGATGATCCCGTTCGTCGAGGCGGAGCTCGCCTCCGTGCTCGGCGTATGGGCGGGCCTGAACCCCGTGGTCGCGGCCGTCGCCGCCGCGGCGGGCAATTTCGCCTCCGTGTTCGTGGTGGTCGTCTTCGGCGCCCGTATCCGTGCGGCGATCGTCGCCCGGCGGGCCCGGCGCGTGGCTGCCGCTCAGGCCACCTCGGCCAGGCAGCTCGTAGCAGCCGGGCCAGCCGGGGCAGCCGGGGAGCCCGACCTCCCCGCGCAGCCCGCCGCCGAGCGGAAGCCCGAGTCGAAGGGCGTTCAGCGCTTCAAGCGTTTCCTCGTGCGCTTCGGCGTACCCGGTGCGAGCATCCTCGGCCCGCTCGCGATTCCCACGCAGTTCACCTCAGCCATTTTGGTGTCGACCGGTGTCGCGAAGGGCTGGGTACTGCTGTGGCAGGCGATCGCGATCTCGCTCTGGACCACGCTCACCACCCTCATTGCGACCGGCGTGCTCGCCCTCGTCGCCGGCTGA
- a CDS encoding putative immunity protein: MSSPQSLSEQDRRLVAAWAADCAERVLPLFEAEAPADDRPRDAIARARAFARGELDAAGEIRRRFVANRAAQVVSAPAAKAAAWAAGQASGVAHMGAHALGAAAYAAKAAALAAPEDGGQAEIAWQLEHLTAPVREALKRLPLLGTDPSGPLGAGLLTSGALGANIRAIQSAL, encoded by the coding sequence ATGAGTTCTCCGCAGTCGCTCAGTGAGCAGGACCGACGTCTGGTGGCCGCATGGGCAGCGGATTGCGCCGAGCGGGTGCTGCCGCTGTTCGAGGCGGAGGCGCCCGCCGACGACCGGCCTCGCGACGCCATCGCACGCGCCAGGGCATTTGCTCGCGGGGAGCTGGATGCTGCCGGTGAGATCCGGCGACGCTTCGTCGCGAATCGTGCTGCGCAGGTGGTGAGCGCACCCGCGGCCAAAGCTGCGGCGTGGGCCGCCGGCCAGGCGTCGGGCGTGGCACACATGGGGGCGCACGCTCTCGGTGCCGCGGCGTACGCGGCGAAGGCCGCGGCTCTGGCCGCGCCGGAAGACGGTGGCCAGGCCGAGATCGCCTGGCAGCTCGAGCATCTCACCGCTCCGGTTCGGGAGGCGCTGAAGCGCTTGCCGCTGCTCGGAACCGACCCGTCGGGCCCACTCGGTGCGGGGCTCCTCACGTCAGGGGCTCTCGGAGCGAACATCCGCGCGATCCAGTCGGCGCTGTGA
- a CDS encoding helix-turn-helix transcriptional regulator — MRADRLVATVLLLQARGRVTAGELAEELEISVATARRDLEALSGAGIPVYPQPGRGGGWSLLGGSRTDLSGLSSPEAQALFLLLGPAAAIDPAAKSALRKLVRALPDTFRADAEAAADAVVVDSAAWGRQERRRPAFVDTLQTAVVQRLVVRIRYAGWSRAEAEHLVSPWGLVEKNEVWYLIGGAEGREGERTFRVDRMRGVELTDAPAVRPEGFDLGAAWERVVASVEGERAAVTAIAVVESPLLSYLRSQFGRHCEVLEQLPDGRSRVRIAAPTGTMIARQLAGWGAFAEVLSPPSVREELASIAEQLAALYSSTT; from the coding sequence ATGCGCGCAGATCGTCTCGTCGCCACCGTTCTCCTCCTGCAGGCCCGCGGGCGGGTCACCGCCGGCGAACTCGCCGAAGAGCTCGAGATCTCGGTGGCCACCGCCCGGCGCGACCTCGAGGCGCTCTCGGGGGCGGGCATCCCCGTCTACCCGCAACCGGGCCGCGGCGGCGGCTGGTCGCTGCTCGGTGGATCCCGCACCGACCTCAGTGGGTTGAGCTCGCCCGAGGCGCAGGCGCTCTTCCTCCTGCTCGGCCCGGCCGCCGCGATCGATCCCGCCGCGAAGTCGGCGCTGCGCAAGCTCGTGCGCGCCTTGCCCGACACCTTCCGCGCCGACGCCGAGGCGGCGGCAGACGCCGTCGTCGTCGACTCCGCGGCGTGGGGCCGGCAGGAGCGCCGGCGGCCCGCATTCGTCGACACGCTGCAGACGGCGGTGGTGCAGCGGCTCGTGGTGCGCATCCGCTACGCCGGCTGGTCTCGCGCCGAGGCCGAGCACCTCGTCTCTCCGTGGGGACTCGTGGAGAAGAACGAGGTCTGGTATCTGATCGGCGGTGCCGAGGGCCGCGAAGGCGAGCGCACCTTCCGTGTCGACCGGATGCGTGGCGTCGAACTGACGGATGCCCCCGCCGTGCGCCCCGAGGGCTTCGATCTCGGGGCGGCGTGGGAGCGGGTGGTGGCCTCCGTGGAGGGCGAACGCGCTGCCGTGACGGCGATCGCTGTGGTGGAGTCGCCTTTGCTGTCGTATCTGCGTTCGCAGTTCGGACGGCACTGCGAGGTGCTCGAGCAGCTGCCCGACGGGCGCAGTCGTGTGCGCATCGCCGCGCCGACGGGCACGATGATCGCCCGGCAGCTGGCCGGCTGGGGAGCCTTCGCCGAGGTGCTCTCGCCGCCCTCGGTGCGGGAGGAGCTCGCGTCGATCGCCGAACAACTCGCCGCCCTCTACTCCTCCACAACATGA
- a CDS encoding sucrase ferredoxin produces MTDTGWLPCSDRSRERDDPLAATGSRGLQWFLVEVSGAWGNRAFLDPPFDEELGRALVTRIEAAGMRPLAIRRTGRRPPQDAWKWAVVDSRPGQESVRWGEVAAPAHLLDVPLDGSTGVASDRPVFCVCAHARHDQCCAVRGRQVVTRLAEAFPEETWECSHLGGDRFAGTMVLLPHGLYYGRVDDGDAAGIAESYLDGRVQEKFFRGRSSLTHPVQAAQHFARLEFGDDRIDAYAPLEEHWHDSGTWTVVLRDAHTDTDTHTGTGTGTGTGTGTDTDTTITVELAEALSEPLLSTCAATRLGQVRQWRLASISR; encoded by the coding sequence ATGACCGATACGGGGTGGCTCCCCTGCAGCGACCGGTCTCGGGAGCGCGACGACCCGCTCGCCGCCACGGGGTCGCGGGGGCTGCAGTGGTTCCTCGTCGAGGTCTCCGGGGCATGGGGCAACCGCGCCTTCCTCGACCCGCCGTTCGACGAGGAGCTCGGCCGCGCCCTGGTGACCCGCATCGAAGCGGCCGGGATGCGCCCGCTCGCCATCCGCCGCACCGGCCGTCGCCCGCCGCAGGACGCGTGGAAGTGGGCCGTCGTCGACTCCCGGCCCGGTCAGGAGAGCGTGCGCTGGGGCGAGGTCGCGGCGCCCGCCCACCTGCTCGACGTGCCGCTCGACGGGTCGACCGGAGTGGCATCCGATCGGCCCGTCTTCTGCGTCTGCGCCCACGCCCGCCACGACCAGTGCTGCGCGGTGCGCGGCCGTCAGGTCGTGACGCGACTGGCCGAGGCCTTCCCCGAGGAGACCTGGGAGTGCTCCCATCTCGGCGGCGACCGCTTCGCCGGCACCATGGTGCTGCTGCCGCACGGCCTCTACTACGGACGGGTCGACGACGGCGACGCGGCCGGCATCGCCGAGTCGTATCTCGACGGTCGCGTGCAGGAGAAGTTCTTCCGCGGCCGCAGCTCGCTCACGCATCCGGTGCAGGCGGCGCAGCACTTCGCCCGTCTCGAATTCGGCGACGACCGGATCGACGCTTACGCCCCGCTCGAGGAGCATTGGCACGACAGCGGCACCTGGACGGTGGTGTTGCGCGACGCACACACCGACACCGACACACACACCGGCACCGGCACCGGCACCGGCACCGGCACCGGCACCGACACCGACACCACCATCACCGTCGAACTGGCCGAGGCTCTCTCCGAACCCCTGCTCTCGACGTGCGCGGCCACCCGCCTGGGCCAGGTTCGCCAGTGGCGACTCGCCTCGATCTCTCGCTGA
- a CDS encoding GOLPH3/VPS74 family protein → MNTETASVPHTDRLIAEDVLLVLFQPSSGTIAGENTLFYVLGGAVLTDLAQLGRVEIQDAGWRGTMISAAGEPPADELLRPAWDYVAEKPRGVQSVLAASGPTLRGPLLDRLVERGDLDRAQKKMLGFIPTTALSEGHSGHRTELIDAMRAVLVDGEAPTERIAAITALVSASGGLPVLHSEIPWSSDTATRAKALEQGDWAADAASAAVTRTMTAVVTNALVAALVVANR, encoded by the coding sequence ATGAACACAGAGACCGCATCCGTACCGCACACCGACCGGCTGATCGCCGAGGACGTTCTGCTCGTGCTGTTCCAGCCCTCTTCGGGCACGATCGCCGGCGAGAACACCCTCTTCTACGTACTCGGGGGCGCCGTGCTGACCGATCTTGCGCAGCTGGGGCGGGTCGAGATCCAGGATGCGGGCTGGCGGGGCACGATGATCAGCGCCGCCGGCGAACCGCCCGCCGATGAACTCCTCCGCCCCGCGTGGGACTACGTCGCCGAGAAGCCGCGCGGCGTGCAGAGCGTGCTCGCGGCGAGCGGACCGACCCTGCGCGGCCCCCTGCTCGACCGGCTGGTCGAGCGCGGAGATCTCGACCGAGCGCAGAAGAAGATGCTCGGATTCATCCCGACGACCGCGCTGAGCGAGGGCCACTCCGGCCACCGCACTGAGCTGATCGACGCCATGCGCGCCGTTCTCGTCGACGGCGAAGCTCCCACCGAGCGGATCGCCGCGATCACTGCACTCGTATCGGCGAGCGGCGGCCTCCCCGTCCTCCACTCCGAGATCCCGTGGTCGAGCGATACGGCCACGCGGGCGAAGGCGCTTGAACAGGGCGACTGGGCCGCGGATGCTGCCTCGGCCGCCGTCACCCGCACCATGACCGCCGTCGTCACGAACGCCCTCGTCGCCGCCCTGGTGGTCGCGAACCGCTGA
- a CDS encoding VOC family protein, translating into MLRGLSTVSFYAPDLDAAEKWYSEMLGIPAYYHVPGYTEFRIGDYEHELGIIDAQYAPATRTDGLGGEIVFWHVDDLEASLARLIELGATLHEPPREHGPGFVTASVVDPFGNILGIMYNQHYLDTLAARSA; encoded by the coding sequence ATGTTGCGAGGCCTGTCCACCGTGAGCTTCTACGCCCCCGACCTCGACGCCGCCGAGAAGTGGTATTCCGAGATGCTCGGCATCCCCGCCTACTACCACGTGCCCGGTTACACCGAGTTCCGCATCGGCGACTACGAGCACGAGCTCGGCATCATCGACGCCCAGTACGCCCCGGCCACCCGCACCGACGGTCTGGGCGGCGAGATCGTGTTCTGGCACGTCGACGACCTCGAGGCCTCCCTCGCCCGCCTGATCGAGCTCGGCGCAACGCTGCACGAGCCGCCTCGCGAGCACGGCCCCGGCTTCGTGACCGCGTCGGTCGTCGATCCCTTCGGCAACATCCTCGGCATCATGTACAACCAGCACTACCTCGACACCCTGGCGGCCCGGTCCGCCTGA
- a CDS encoding dihydrofolate reductase family protein yields the protein MRPLRYGINVTLDGCVHHEAGIAPDEDSMRFWTAEMERADALLYGRVTYEMMESAWRRPAAGGWPDWMDEWDIPFAESIDSTKKYVVSSTLDEVDWNAELVRGDLRQAVEQLKQEPGEGLSVGGVALPLALADLGLIDEYAFVVHPVIAGHGPTLFAGLRERVELELVDRQEFRSGAMALRYRPVAA from the coding sequence ATGAGGCCACTGCGCTACGGAATCAATGTCACCCTCGACGGCTGCGTTCATCACGAGGCGGGAATCGCGCCTGACGAAGACTCGATGCGCTTCTGGACCGCTGAGATGGAGAGAGCAGACGCTCTGCTGTACGGCCGGGTCACCTACGAGATGATGGAGTCGGCCTGGCGCCGGCCGGCCGCGGGAGGGTGGCCGGACTGGATGGACGAGTGGGACATCCCGTTCGCCGAGAGCATCGACAGCACGAAGAAGTACGTCGTGTCGAGCACGCTGGACGAGGTCGATTGGAACGCCGAACTCGTGCGAGGCGACTTGCGGCAAGCGGTCGAGCAGCTGAAGCAGGAACCGGGGGAGGGCCTGTCCGTCGGAGGTGTGGCGTTGCCGCTGGCGTTGGCCGATCTGGGGCTGATCGACGAGTACGCGTTCGTCGTGCATCCGGTGATCGCCGGGCACGGGCCGACATTGTTCGCGGGACTGCGCGAGCGGGTCGAACTCGAGCTCGTCGATCGCCAGGAGTTCCGGTCGGGGGCCATGGCCCTGCGCTACCGGCCCGTCGCCGCGTGA
- a CDS encoding zinc-binding dehydrogenase, translated as MRALTHATFGEATDVLEVTDLPLPEPGPGEVRVRTVLSAIHNHDLWTIRGTYGFKPELPAASGTEAVGVVDALGPDVTGLQVGQRVVAGSFGVWSEYFVAKAAGLVPVPDSISDETAAQLVAMPFSALSLLDHLDVAPGDWIVQNTANGAVGRLVAQFAARRGVRVLGLVRRDAGVDELAAIGIHDVVSTEHEGWQDAAAAVLGDASPLMAVDSVGGSSAGDLISLLGEGGTLLSFGAMGSGDLQISSGALIFKAITVKGFWGSRVSREMDAAKRGALFAELFERIGSGEVELPVEAVFSFEDARAAAAANAAPGRVGKILLRF; from the coding sequence ATGCGCGCACTCACCCACGCCACCTTCGGCGAAGCCACCGACGTTCTCGAGGTCACCGACCTCCCGCTCCCCGAGCCCGGCCCAGGCGAGGTGCGCGTGCGCACGGTGCTCTCGGCCATCCACAACCACGACCTGTGGACCATCCGCGGCACCTACGGATTCAAGCCGGAGCTGCCGGCGGCATCCGGAACCGAGGCGGTCGGCGTGGTCGACGCGCTCGGCCCGGATGTGACCGGGCTGCAGGTTGGCCAGCGCGTCGTCGCGGGCAGCTTCGGAGTGTGGAGCGAATACTTCGTAGCCAAAGCCGCCGGCCTCGTGCCGGTGCCCGACTCCATCTCCGACGAGACCGCGGCGCAGCTCGTCGCCATGCCCTTCAGCGCGCTCAGCCTGCTCGACCACCTCGACGTCGCGCCGGGCGACTGGATCGTGCAGAACACCGCGAACGGTGCGGTCGGCCGCCTCGTCGCGCAATTCGCCGCCCGTCGCGGGGTGCGCGTTCTCGGCCTGGTGCGGCGCGACGCCGGGGTCGACGAGCTCGCGGCCATCGGCATCCACGACGTGGTCTCCACCGAGCACGAGGGCTGGCAGGATGCCGCGGCTGCGGTGCTCGGTGATGCGAGCCCTCTGATGGCGGTCGACTCGGTCGGCGGCAGCTCGGCCGGCGACCTGATCAGCCTGCTCGGAGAAGGCGGCACCCTCCTGTCGTTCGGCGCGATGGGTTCGGGCGATCTGCAGATCTCGTCGGGCGCTCTCATCTTCAAAGCCATCACGGTGAAGGGCTTCTGGGGCAGCCGTGTGAGCCGGGAGATGGATGCCGCCAAGCGCGGCGCGCTGTTCGCCGAACTGTTCGAGCGCATCGGCTCGGGCGAGGTCGAGCTGCCCGTCGAGGCGGTCTTTTCATTCGAAGACGCCCGCGCCGCTGCGGCGGCCAACGCCGCCCCCGGTCGCGTCGGAAAGATCCTCCTCCGCTTCTGA
- a CDS encoding PPOX class F420-dependent oxidoreductase produces MARTISTNTVVDRDGMLEFVRPRHRMLVATTRADGRPQTSPVSGGVDELGRIVISTYPGRAKTRNAERRSAASVLVLSDEWNDAWIQVDGDAEVLHMPEAVEGLVDYFRCIAGEHPDWAEYREAMALQNKSLLRITPTRWSPISTGGFPPDVAARLDAR; encoded by the coding sequence ATGGCCAGAACCATTTCCACCAACACAGTCGTCGACCGCGACGGCATGCTCGAATTCGTTCGACCTCGGCACCGGATGCTCGTCGCCACCACGCGCGCCGACGGCCGGCCGCAGACGTCGCCGGTCTCCGGCGGCGTCGACGAGCTGGGACGCATCGTGATCTCCACCTACCCGGGCCGCGCCAAGACGCGCAACGCCGAACGCCGCTCCGCCGCCTCGGTGCTGGTGCTGTCGGACGAGTGGAACGACGCGTGGATCCAGGTCGACGGCGACGCGGAGGTGCTCCACATGCCCGAAGCCGTCGAGGGGCTGGTCGACTACTTCCGCTGCATCGCGGGCGAGCACCCCGACTGGGCGGAGTACCGCGAGGCGATGGCGCTGCAGAACAAGTCTCTACTGCGCATCACGCCCACCCGCTGGAGCCCCATCTCGACGGGCGGTTTCCCGCCGGATGTCGCGGCCCGGCTCGATGCCCGCTGA
- a CDS encoding RNA-binding S4 domain-containing protein, with product MTNSDPIDDVSIGGDSIRLGQFLKFAGLLDTGGIVKEAIIDGLVSVNGEVDRRRGRQLQLGDVVSFDGRRARVCP from the coding sequence ATGACGAACTCCGATCCGATCGACGACGTCTCGATCGGCGGGGACAGCATCCGCCTCGGGCAGTTCCTGAAGTTCGCTGGGCTGCTCGACACCGGTGGAATCGTGAAAGAGGCCATCATCGACGGCCTCGTGAGCGTGAACGGCGAAGTCGATCGCCGCCGTGGACGGCAGCTCCAGCTCGGCGACGTCGTCAGCTTCGACGGGCGCAGAGCCCGCGTCTGCCCGTGA
- a CDS encoding cupin domain-containing protein, protein MTIEIERGSVARPALSRCISLAPEDFARDFWGRQPLLSPAGTLATGFGDLFSERAVDELISQRGVRTPFIRMAQEGSVLATSAFTAPGGFGAEVGDQVSSEKVLAEFAAGATIVLQGLHRLWPSLIDFTRRLVDDLGHPAQVNAYVTPASSRGFDPHYDVHDVFVLQIAGEKHWRIHSPVHPDPLRDQPWGDHRDAVAREAQNPPVIDAVLRPGDALYLPRGWLHSAEALGGTSVHLTVGVSAYTRADVVRALVSTLGEVAELRSSLPLGIDLSDPEALRPLVDETVAELVRALTAIPDAHEVESNAEAPEGFGPTDPAATLSRRLSARFADATRAEPVAPLATVDAIAALGAASTVRWRGSLAARIESSGDRVRIVTPSKTVALPREAEAAVRRLHAGGSGGADAARDGSVVLADLPGLDLDDAIVVTRRLLREGILVPVG, encoded by the coding sequence GTGACGATCGAGATCGAGCGCGGGTCGGTCGCCCGACCCGCGCTCTCCCGGTGCATTTCGCTCGCGCCTGAAGATTTCGCGCGCGACTTCTGGGGGCGGCAGCCGCTGCTCTCTCCTGCGGGCACGCTTGCCACAGGTTTCGGAGACCTGTTCTCCGAGCGAGCGGTCGACGAGCTGATTTCGCAGCGCGGCGTTCGCACCCCCTTCATCCGCATGGCCCAAGAAGGATCGGTGCTCGCCACCTCGGCGTTCACCGCACCCGGCGGGTTCGGTGCCGAGGTCGGCGACCAGGTGAGCTCCGAGAAGGTGCTCGCCGAGTTCGCCGCCGGCGCCACGATCGTGCTGCAGGGGTTGCACCGCCTGTGGCCGTCGCTGATCGACTTCACCCGCCGCCTGGTCGACGACCTCGGGCATCCGGCGCAGGTCAACGCCTACGTCACACCCGCATCGTCGCGCGGGTTCGATCCGCATTACGACGTGCACGACGTGTTCGTGCTGCAGATCGCGGGTGAGAAGCACTGGCGCATCCATTCGCCCGTGCATCCCGATCCTCTGCGCGATCAGCCTTGGGGTGACCACCGCGACGCGGTCGCCCGCGAGGCGCAGAACCCTCCGGTCATCGACGCCGTGTTGCGGCCGGGCGATGCCCTCTACCTTCCCCGCGGCTGGCTGCACTCGGCCGAGGCCCTCGGCGGAACCTCGGTGCACCTCACCGTCGGGGTCTCGGCGTACACGCGCGCCGACGTCGTGCGCGCGCTCGTGTCGACGCTCGGCGAGGTCGCGGAGCTGCGCAGCTCGCTGCCGCTCGGAATCGACCTGTCCGATCCCGAGGCGCTCCGCCCGCTGGTCGACGAGACCGTCGCCGAACTCGTGCGGGCGTTGACGGCGATTCCGGATGCGCACGAGGTCGAGTCGAACGCTGAGGCTCCCGAAGGCTTCGGCCCCACCGATCCGGCAGCCACCCTCTCGCGCCGGCTCTCGGCCCGCTTCGCGGACGCCACCCGTGCCGAACCCGTTGCGCCGCTCGCGACCGTCGACGCCATCGCGGCGCTCGGTGCCGCGTCGACGGTGCGGTGGCGGGGCTCGCTCGCGGCTCGGATCGAGTCGTCGGGCGATCGCGTGCGCATCGTCACCCCGTCGAAGACCGTCGCGCTTCCGCGTGAGGCCGAGGCAGCCGTGCGGCGGTTGCATGCGGGCGGTTCGGGCGGTGCCGACGCGGCGCGCGACGGCTCGGTCGTCCTCGCCGACCTCCCCGGGCTCGACCTCGACGACGCGATCGTGGTGACGCGCCGCCTGCTCCGCGAGGGCATCCTGGTTCCGGTCGGATGA
- a CDS encoding TetR family transcriptional regulator, with protein sequence MESTRDRILASVTEMMRDGAERLSVRAVAAHAGVGASTLRHYFPTQRDLINAALTATYDAAMPDERIRDTSVPPRERLRECLWRLFEPFGESDADAFEVWQSIFRAFPGADTTPDARAGYELIVAQAERRVGAWLAILEAEGALVPGDTVKRTHLLLTVVDGLSIERALPHRADYLEQQAATLALAVDAVFDLMMPARPAQ encoded by the coding sequence ATGGAGAGCACACGCGATCGCATCCTCGCCTCGGTGACGGAGATGATGCGCGACGGCGCGGAGCGGCTGAGCGTGCGCGCGGTGGCGGCGCACGCCGGCGTCGGAGCGAGCACCCTGCGCCACTATTTCCCCACCCAGCGCGACCTCATCAACGCCGCGCTCACCGCCACGTATGACGCGGCCATGCCCGACGAGCGCATCCGAGACACCTCGGTGCCGCCCCGGGAGCGACTGCGGGAGTGTCTGTGGCGCTTGTTCGAACCCTTCGGTGAAAGTGATGCCGACGCGTTCGAGGTCTGGCAGAGCATCTTCCGGGCCTTTCCCGGGGCTGACACGACTCCGGATGCGCGTGCCGGCTACGAACTGATCGTCGCCCAGGCGGAGCGCCGGGTCGGAGCCTGGCTCGCCATCCTGGAGGCCGAGGGCGCACTCGTGCCCGGCGACACGGTCAAGCGCACGCACCTCCTCCTCACTGTCGTCGATGGACTCTCGATCGAACGCGCCCTGCCTCACCGCGCCGACTACCTCGAGCAACAGGCGGCCACGCTGGCGCTCGCTGTGGACGCGGTCTTCGACCTCATGATGCCGGCCCGCCCGGCCCAGTAA
- a CDS encoding BatC protein has product MAINDDDITTEPGEGGEGTADGGANPGGHDGGADGSAAGGEGTADGGANADGHDGGADGSADEGEGTADGGANPGGHDGGADGSA; this is encoded by the coding sequence ATGGCAATCAACGACGACGACATCACGACGGAGCCCGGTGAGGGTGGTGAAGGCACGGCCGACGGCGGCGCCAACCCCGGCGGTCACGACGGCGGGGCCGACGGCTCGGCGGCCGGCGGCGAGGGCACCGCAGACGGTGGAGCGAACGCCGACGGTCACGACGGTGGAGCCGACGGCTCGGCCGACGAGGGCGAGGGAACCGCAGACGGCGGCGCCAACCCCGGTGGCCACGACGGCGGGGCCGACGGCTCGGCGTGA